A stretch of Peteryoungia algae DNA encodes these proteins:
- a CDS encoding GntR family transcriptional regulator: MDETGSAHTENGKAEGPRTRGSGTESVYKALRHEILTMERAPGSPLDETRLSEHFGMSRTPIREALLRLTSEGLVTSLPNRNTIVAVIDFSSLPTYFEALCLMYRVTTRGAAQRSGDAWMAEIVRHQASFAKAVEAQDAFAMIEANREFHVAIAERAGNPYYTSFFARLLDEGRRILRLYYQTFDDRLPRRYVEEHEKIIEAIRSGDVEGADRLSVAHADQIVRQIQDYVARNIAAAAQLPNL; encoded by the coding sequence ATGGACGAGACAGGCAGCGCACACACCGAGAACGGCAAGGCTGAGGGGCCACGCACACGCGGCTCCGGCACCGAATCGGTCTACAAGGCGCTGCGGCACGAAATCCTGACCATGGAGCGCGCACCGGGCAGTCCGCTCGATGAAACGCGTCTCTCCGAACATTTCGGCATGTCGCGCACACCGATTCGCGAGGCGCTGCTGCGGCTCACCTCCGAGGGGCTGGTCACCAGTCTGCCCAACCGCAACACGATCGTTGCCGTCATCGATTTTTCCAGCCTGCCGACCTATTTCGAGGCGCTCTGCCTGATGTACCGTGTGACCACGCGTGGTGCTGCCCAGCGTTCGGGCGATGCTTGGATGGCCGAAATTGTCCGTCATCAGGCGAGCTTCGCAAAAGCCGTGGAAGCACAGGACGCCTTTGCCATGATCGAGGCAAACCGCGAATTCCACGTCGCCATCGCCGAGCGCGCCGGCAATCCCTATTACACATCCTTCTTCGCTCGCCTGCTGGACGAGGGGCGCCGGATCCTGCGCCTCTATTATCAGACCTTCGACGATCGCTTGCCACGCCGCTATGTCGAGGAACACGAGAAGATCATCGAGGCGATCCGATCAGGCGATGTGGAGGGGGCCGACAGGCTGTCGGTCGCCCATGCCGACCAGATCGTGCGCCAGATCCAGGATTATGTGGCGCGCAATATTGCCGCCGCCGCACAACTCCCCAACCTCTGA
- a CDS encoding dihydrodipicolinate synthase family protein: MTTGWHGVFPAATTQFHEDYSVDIDATQRVLDALVNDGVNGLIVMGTCGENNSLDPEEKRTILKAAVEVVNGRVPIVTGVSEFDTRRASAYARDAEKIGADGLMLLPAMVYVPKPHELVAHFKTVAEATGLPIMLYNNPPAYRVNIGAEVLEALDGVKNIKAVKESAPDPRRFTDLINAFGDRYDIFAGLDDVALEGLMLGAKGWVSGLTSAFPAESVALVAAADRGGWVEARRIYRWFMPLLHLDAEHDLVQSIKLAEQIMGRGSERVRMPRMPLEGARRAEVTDMVEKAAATRPIGGK; this comes from the coding sequence ATGACCACCGGCTGGCACGGCGTATTCCCCGCCGCAACGACTCAATTCCACGAAGACTATTCGGTCGACATTGACGCCACCCAGCGCGTGCTCGACGCCCTCGTCAACGATGGCGTCAACGGCCTGATCGTCATGGGCACCTGCGGCGAGAACAACTCACTCGATCCGGAAGAAAAGCGCACCATCCTGAAGGCCGCCGTCGAGGTGGTGAACGGCCGCGTGCCGATCGTCACCGGCGTATCGGAATTCGACACGCGCCGCGCGTCAGCCTATGCCCGCGATGCGGAAAAGATCGGCGCCGATGGCCTGATGCTTCTGCCGGCCATGGTCTATGTGCCAAAGCCGCACGAACTCGTCGCTCATTTCAAGACGGTGGCCGAAGCGACCGGCCTGCCGATCATGCTCTACAACAACCCGCCGGCCTACCGCGTCAACATCGGCGCGGAAGTGCTGGAAGCGCTCGACGGCGTGAAGAACATCAAGGCCGTCAAGGAAAGCGCGCCTGACCCGCGTCGCTTCACCGACCTGATCAACGCCTTCGGCGACCGCTACGACATCTTCGCCGGCCTCGACGACGTGGCGCTCGAAGGCCTGATGCTGGGCGCCAAGGGCTGGGTCTCCGGCCTCACCAGCGCCTTCCCGGCCGAATCGGTCGCGCTCGTCGCTGCCGCCGACCGTGGCGGCTGGGTGGAAGCGCGCCGCATCTACCGCTGGTTCATGCCGCTCCTGCATCTCGACGCCGAACACGACCTCGTCCAGTCGATCAAGCTCGCTGAGCAGATCATGGGCCGCGGGTCAGAGCGCGTCCGCATGCCGCGCATGCCGCTTGAGGGTGCACGCCGTGCCGAAGTGACTGATATGGTCGAGAAGGCGGCAGCGACTAGGCCAATCGGCGGGAAGTAA
- a CDS encoding type I restriction endonuclease: MSTLEESLRAISERVKSHSSTMATEEAVKTAVVLPFLRSLGYDVFDPSEVVPEFTADAVGKKGEKVDYAIKIDGEIRILIECKPISVSLEKKHLDQLYRYFSVTNAKFAILTNGRTFNFYTDLDAPNKLDSRPFFVFDIADFNSGILSELRKFEKAAFDVNAILATAERLKYTSGVKQVISKLVEEPTEEFVRLVSASVYEGRMTAQVREMFTGVVRAAFREVIMDTVKSRLSSALADTEEVIEKIDIPVEEEPDVVTTDEEREGYMIVKAIVRDTIAPKRVVMRDQKSYCGILVDNNNRKPLARLWFNRSVKYIGLFDGENEERVIVDTLDQIYDFADRLRATARRYAE, encoded by the coding sequence ATGAGCACACTAGAAGAAAGCCTTCGCGCGATATCGGAGCGCGTAAAATCACACTCGAGCACCATGGCCACCGAAGAAGCCGTCAAAACGGCGGTCGTTCTCCCATTTCTGAGGTCACTCGGCTACGACGTATTCGATCCTTCAGAGGTGGTCCCTGAGTTCACTGCAGACGCTGTCGGTAAGAAGGGTGAGAAGGTCGATTATGCGATTAAGATCGACGGTGAGATCCGTATTCTGATTGAGTGCAAACCAATCTCCGTCAGCTTGGAGAAAAAACACCTCGATCAGCTTTACCGCTACTTCAGCGTGACCAATGCGAAGTTTGCGATCCTTACTAACGGTAGGACCTTCAATTTCTACACAGACCTTGATGCGCCTAACAAACTGGATAGCCGTCCGTTCTTCGTCTTTGATATTGCAGACTTTAACAGCGGCATTCTCTCTGAGCTGAGGAAGTTCGAGAAGGCGGCGTTTGACGTCAACGCGATTTTGGCCACGGCAGAGCGGCTCAAGTACACCTCCGGCGTGAAACAAGTCATATCTAAGCTCGTGGAAGAGCCCACCGAGGAGTTCGTCAGACTGGTGTCGGCGAGCGTTTATGAGGGCAGAATGACCGCGCAAGTCAGGGAGATGTTTACGGGTGTCGTAAGGGCAGCTTTCCGCGAAGTGATCATGGACACTGTCAAAAGCCGACTTTCGAGTGCTCTCGCAGATACAGAGGAAGTTATCGAAAAGATCGATATACCCGTTGAAGAAGAGCCGGATGTTGTAACCACTGATGAGGAGCGAGAGGGCTATATGATCGTCAAAGCCATAGTGCGTGATACGATTGCCCCCAAGCGCGTGGTGATGCGCGACCAGAAATCATATTGCGGCATCCTGGTGGACAACAACAACCGCAAGCCACTCGCTCGACTTTGGTTCAATCGTTCAGTGAAATACATTGGCCTTTTCGATGGTGAGAACGAAGAACGAGTCATCGTAGACACTCTCGATCAGATCTATGATTTCGCCGATCGTTTGCGCGCTACAGCCAGAAGATACGCTGAATAA
- a CDS encoding NADH-quinone oxidoreductase subunit A, which yields MTELLGSYLPIAIFIGISLIIGIALLVAPFAVAYKAPDSEKLSAYECGFNAFDDARMKFDIRFYLVSILFIIFDLEVAFLFPWAVSFGEIGWFGFWSMMVFLGVLTVGFIYEWKKGALEWE from the coding sequence ATGACTGAACTGCTCGGTTCTTACCTTCCGATCGCCATCTTCATCGGCATATCCTTGATTATCGGTATCGCGCTCTTGGTGGCGCCGTTTGCCGTGGCCTACAAGGCGCCTGATTCGGAGAAGCTGTCGGCCTACGAGTGCGGCTTCAATGCGTTCGACGATGCCCGCATGAAGTTCGACATCCGCTTCTACCTGGTGTCGATCCTCTTCATCATCTTCGACCTCGAAGTCGCCTTCCTGTTTCCCTGGGCAGTCTCTTTCGGTGAAATCGGCTGGTTCGGCTTCTGGTCGATGATGGTTTTCCTCGGTGTTCTCACCGTCGGCTTTATCTATGAATGGAAGAAGGGGGCGCTCGAATGGGAGTGA
- a CDS encoding NuoB/complex I 20 kDa subunit family protein, whose amino-acid sequence MGVIQSDTMIAPQAKGIIDPNTGKPLGADDRFFGEINNELADKGFLVTSTDELINWARTGSLMWMTFGLACCAVEMMQLSMPRYDAERFGFAPRASPRQSDVMIVAGTLTNKMAPALRKVYDQMPEPRYVISMGSCANGGGYYHYSYSVVRGCDRVVPVDIYVPGCPPTAEALLYGVMLLQKKIRRTGTIER is encoded by the coding sequence ATGGGAGTGATCCAGTCCGATACGATGATCGCGCCGCAGGCGAAGGGTATTATCGATCCCAACACCGGCAAGCCTCTTGGCGCCGATGACCGCTTCTTCGGCGAGATCAACAATGAGCTCGCCGACAAGGGTTTTCTGGTCACCTCGACCGACGAGTTGATCAACTGGGCTCGTACCGGCTCTTTGATGTGGATGACCTTTGGTCTGGCCTGCTGCGCCGTCGAGATGATGCAGCTTTCCATGCCGCGTTACGACGCCGAGCGCTTCGGTTTCGCGCCGCGCGCCAGCCCGCGTCAGTCCGATGTCATGATCGTCGCCGGCACGCTGACCAACAAGATGGCGCCCGCACTCCGCAAGGTCTATGACCAGATGCCGGAGCCGCGCTATGTCATCTCGATGGGCTCTTGTGCCAATGGCGGCGGCTACTATCATTACTCCTATTCCGTCGTGCGCGGCTGCGACCGCGTCGTGCCGGTCGATATCTACGTGCCGGGCTGTCCCCCCACGGCAGAAGCTCTGCTTTACGGCGTGATGCTCCTGCAGAAAAAGATCCGGCGCACGGGCACGATCGAGCGGTAA
- a CDS encoding NADH-quinone oxidoreductase subunit C: MSEALNELASYLAEMRGALIASSEINFGELTLTAKSENLISLLTFLRDDVQCGFVNLIDICGVDYPKREDRFDVVYHLLSPRQNLRIRIKVATGEFKPVPSACPVFPGADWFEREAWDMYGILFTDHPDLRRILTDYGFEGHPLRKDFPTTGFVEVRYDDSAKRVVYEPVELKQEFRNFDFLSPWEGTDYVLPGDEKAAK, encoded by the coding sequence ATGAGTGAAGCCCTGAACGAGCTCGCTTCCTACCTCGCCGAAATGCGCGGTGCGCTGATCGCGTCGAGCGAAATCAACTTTGGCGAGCTGACGCTGACGGCGAAGTCGGAGAATCTGATCTCGCTTCTGACCTTCCTGCGTGACGACGTCCAGTGCGGCTTCGTCAACCTGATCGACATCTGCGGCGTCGACTATCCCAAGCGCGAAGACCGTTTCGACGTGGTCTACCACTTGCTGTCGCCGCGCCAGAACCTGCGCATCCGCATCAAGGTCGCGACCGGCGAATTCAAGCCCGTGCCTTCGGCCTGTCCGGTCTTTCCGGGCGCCGACTGGTTCGAGCGTGAAGCCTGGGACATGTACGGCATCCTCTTTACGGATCACCCGGACCTGCGCCGCATCCTGACCGATTACGGTTTTGAAGGACATCCGCTCCGCAAGGACTTCCCCACGACCGGCTTCGTCGAGGTTCGCTACGACGACAGCGCAAAACGCGTTGTCTACGAACCGGTCGAGCTCAAGCAGGAATTCCGCAATTTCGACTTCCTCTCGCCCTGGGAAGGCACGGACTACGTG